TGAAAAGGGATACAATGCGGAAACAGGAGCCTTGGTTGTTGAAGTAGATCCGAAATATTTCAGACCAACCGAGGTGGATTTGTTGATCGGTGATGCTTCAAAAGCAAGAAAAGTATTGGGTTGGGAACCAAAGCATACCTTACAGCAATTGGTAAGTGAAATGGTGTCTTGTGACGTAAAACTATTCGAAAGAGATCGATATTTATTGGATGGTGGACACGATGTAATGAATTTCCACGAATAGTACCTCACCCCTTTGTCCCCTCTCCAAGAGGAGAAGGGAGTGAAAATGGATGGAGTATAATTTTTTCTTAAGAATAAAATCAGATCGAGATTAATGAATGTAAAAGATAAAATATACGTTGCAGGGCATAAAGGAATGGTTGGTTCTGCAATCATCAGACGATTAAAGAAAGATGGTTTTACAAATATTGTAACGCGTGTTTCCAGCGAATTAGATTTAAGAAATCAGCAAGCGGTTGCTGATTTTTTTGCAAATGAAAAACCCGATTACGTTTTTTTAGCTGCCGCTAAAGTTGGTGGAATTGTTGCAAACAATACCTATCGTGCAGATTTCATTTATGAAAACATGATGATTCAAAGCAATGTGATTCATCATGCCTATCTGAATAACGTTAAAAAATTAATGTTCTTAGGCTCTTCTTGTATCTACCCCAAAATGGCTCCTCAGCCTTTGAAGGAAGATTATTTACTTACCGGATTGTTGGAAGAAACAAACGAACCCTATGCGATTGCAAAAATTGCAGGGATAAAAATGTGTGATGCCTACCGTTCACAATACGGCTGCAATTTTATTTCGGTGATGCCAACAAACCTTTACGGACCAAACGATAACTACGATTTAAAAAATTCACATGTACTACCTGCTTTGATTCGTAAGTTTCATACAGCTAAAAAAGAGAATGCTGCAAGTGTGGAGATTTGGGGAACCGGTTCACCAATGCGCGAGTTCTTACATGCCGATGATCTGGCAGATGCTTGTTTTTATCTAATGCAAAACTACAATGAAGCGGGATTGGTAAACATTGGAGTGGGTGAAGATATTACCATCAAAGACTTAGCATTACTCGTTAAAAAAATTGTTGACTTCGGAGGTGAATTAAAATTCGATACTTCTAAACCCGATGGAACTCCGCGTAAATTAATGGATGTAAGTAAACTACATTCGTTTGGTTGGAAGCATAAAATCAATTTAGAAGAAGGAATTGCTGGGGTTTATTCAGAGGTAAAAGATAAATTATAGATTTCTACCACTAAGTCACTAAGAACACTTAGCAATCACTCAGAAAATTTGAAGATAGCACTAAGAATATTGTTAGTACTCATCTCTCTCCTTTGGATAGGGGCTGGGGGTGATGTTTGTGCACAGCAGAAGAACGTATTTTTGAACCGAACCACAAGTAATGATGTTGACCTTTTTATAAAGGATGAAATAGAATTGGGAGATTCAACATATAAAGATGTTCAAACTGGGTTTAAGCCTTTGATTGAATCCCTTTCGACTAGAAATAAATACGGAGAACTTCATCAGGAAATATTAATGACTCGTAAAGGTAGGCCAGACGGGTTTGAAAAGGTGTTGCCAAACACTTTTTGGAATAAAGTATGGAGAAAAATAAATACGGAAAATTTAATTATTATTCGAGATTCCTCCGACAAATTCCACCTCACCATCGATCCGCTTTTTAATTTTGAATTTGGAAAAGATTTAGCCGACACCAGTGGAGAAAAGCTGTACAAGAATACACGTGGTTTTTTAGTACGCGGAAGTATCGGGAAAAAATTTGCATTTGAATCTTCGTTTTACGAAAATCAAGCGACCTATGCGAAATACATCGACAACTATATTGCTACCACCAATGATTTGTTTCCACAAGCAGCCAACTACCAATATGATGTTGTACCCGGACAAGGTCGGGCAAAAAAGTTTAAGAAAAATGGATATGACTATGCGATGGCTTCAGGTTATGTTTCCTATTCACCGATAAAAATGTTCAATTTTCAAATCGGGCATGGAAAACACTTTGTGGGCGATGGATACCGCTCGCTATTGTTGTCGGATAATGCATTTAATTATCCATATGCGCGTATCACCACAACGTATAAAAATATTCAATACACCAATTTGTATACTTCGTTTATGAATTTAACAAATGGTGGTGTAACTACACCTCCAAACGTTGAGCGTTTGTTTCAGAAAAAAATCGGAAGTTTTCAATTCTTAAGTGCAAATTTCTTTCACCGTTTGCAATTGGGCTTGTTTCAAGGTATGATTTGGGAGGCCGCAGATTCAAGCAATCGCCAACATACCAACTTTCATACGTATAATCCAATTATTGGAGTGAGTGCAGGAGCATTCGGTTTGCATCATACAAACAATGTGTTGCTGGGTGCCACACTGAAATTGAAAATCACAAAATCGATTTCACTTTATGGACAGTTTATGTTGGATGATATAACCAATGCAAAGGATCAAATTGGCAATAAATACGGATATCAGGCGGGGTTTAAATATTTTGATGTGTTCACAATAAAGAATTTACATATTCAAGCGGAATACAATACCGTGCGTCCGTACGCGTATGCAACCAAAAATCCATATCAAAGTTATACGCATTATAATCAGGCATTGGCGCACCCTTTGGGCGCCAATTTTAACGAAGCAATTGGATTTATAAATTATCGATTAAAGGACTTTTTTATTCAGCTAAAAGCAAATTACGCTGTGAAAGGCAACGATAGCTTGAGTAAAAATTTTGGTGGGAATATTTTTAAAGCGGATAATCAATTTCCAATCACTCAAACGTTGGAAAACATTCAAACCACGCAAGGCTTGAAAACGACCATCCTTTATCAAGATATTCACATCGGTTATTTGGTAAATCCTGCAACAAATTTTAATATTGTAGTGGGTTTCACAAATCGAACAGAAAAGACAAATAGTACGACAATTGCTACGCAATTCGTATATTTCGGAATCAGAACATCGCTTGCTAATTTTTATTACGACTTTTAACCTATGGCATTTTTAATATTGGTTTTTATTACTTCATTTTTTGTGGTGCTCCTTTCAACTCCATCGTTGATTAAAGTGGCAATCCTAAAACGTTTGTTTGATGCTCCCGGTGATACACGAAAGCTTCATACACGGATGATTCCAACCATTGGAGGGATTATTATTTTTGCAGGAACATTGTTTGCTTATTCACTTTGGTTTCCTGAGCAAGTGGATAATTATCCGCAGCTGGCTAGAAGTATTAACGATTATAAGTTTATTGTTGCCACTTTATTGGTGATGTTTTTTGTAGGGGTGAAAGATGATATTATTGGAACGGCTCCTGTAAAAAAATTAGTAGCCCATGTTTTAGTTGGGATGGTATTGGTGTTAATGGCAGATATTCGAATAGTAAGTATGCACGGGTTGTTCGGGATAGATGTATTGCCATTGTGGACCAGTGTGTTTTTGTCGTTGTTCACCTACATTGTTGTTGTGAATGCATTCAACTTAATTGACGGAGTAGACGGATTAGCAGGTGGCGTTGGGTTTATTGCTTCCTCTGCATTCGGAGCATGGTTTGCATTGGCAGGCGATCCTGCAATGGCTTGTTTGGCCTTTGCTTTGTCCGGTTCATTGCTTGCGTTTTTGTTTTTCAATTTTTCCCCAGCTAAAATATTTATGGGTGATTCCGGTTCATTAACCATCGGATTAATCATTTGTATTCTTGCGATTAAAGTAATCGGATACGATGTGAGTGCCATCGAAAATAAAGCTATTCTGAATGTTTCTAAACCTATTTTTGCGATGGCCGTGTTGGTATATCCGTTAGTAGATACATTGCGTATTTTTATTTATCGGGCCGTTAGAGGAGTGTCGCCTTTCTCTGCCGACAGAAACCATTTACACCATCGTTTGTTAGATATCGGCTTAAGCCATAAAGGAACAGTTATCACCATCTATTTTTTTAACATTGCAGTAATTGGTTTAACCGTTGCACTTGCACTTTCCAGCATCAATGCGAATTACTCACTTATTATTGTCGCTGCGGTTTCTCTTACTCTTGCACAGATTCCTTTCTTCATTAAGAAAAAGAAAAACAGAACAGCAAAGGAGAATGATTAATAAAAACCATATTGTTTTCTGCATCGGCTTTTTGTTGCTGCTACCTATTTCTTTGTTTTCGCAGCAATGGAACTATTCACTTAGCCGGGATTTCTTATGGGGGATTGATAATTATTACAACAATAAAGAAGAAAATACGTCTACGTTTGTTAAGCCTTACCGCTTGCAAGAGATTAAAAAAATAAAAGATTCTTCAGCAGTATTCCCTCGTTTATTGGCAGGCACAAAAGCAGAAGAAAAAGATAAAAAAGCGAATGCACAAATTGAAGTTTACCCATTACTTTCTGCAAAAGGAGGCTACGACCTTTCTCCCAATTCACATGCAACCAGCGATTTTGGAATCGGAGCCACGTTATTAGCATTTTATAAGGATAAAGTAGCGTTGTGTTTCCAAGGCTATGGTTCCAGGGGAGTGTATACTTCTTTTATGGATTCGATTACTCGCGAAAGCAGAGTCATTCCTGGAATGGGCTATGCCTATGTTTCAAAAAATGATTCATTACATCCGCAATATGCAATGCAGTATTTTGCAGGATACATTTCTTATTCACCCAACAAAATTTTTAATTTTCAAGCAGGGCGTGATAAACATTTCTGGGGCGATGGTTATCGTTCCTTGTTTTTATCTGATGTAGCGGCTCCTTATCCGTATTTAAAAATTACGACCAATGTATGGAAGTTGAGTTATGTGAATTTGTTTACCATCATGAAAGATGCAACAAACCCATCCGGATTTAAAAAAGATTGGCTAACGAAATATGCAACGTTTCATCATTTGAGTTGGAATGCAACCAAGCGAATCAATATTGGATTGTTCGAATCAATTGTTTGGCAAGGATCTGACAGTACTCGTCATCGCGGGTACGATGTAAATTATTTAAATCCGATTATGTTTTTCCGTCCAACGGAATATTCTTTAGGCTCCAGCGACAATGCATTTGTAGGATTGGATTTTAAAATCAAAGCATTTAAAAAGCAGCAATTCTATGGTCAGCTTTTATTGGATGAATTTTTATTAAAGGAAGTAGTGGCGGATTTAAAGCACGCGATTAGGAAGGACACCACAGCTAAATGGGGTTGGTGGGCAAACAAACAAGCTTTTCAGATCGGGTTTAAGAGCTTTGATTTGTTTCGAATAAAAAATTTGAATTTTCAAACCGAGTTTAACTATGTTCGTCCGTTTACCTATTCCCACGGGAGTGTACAGCAAAATTATGGTCATATGAATCAGCCATTAGCACATCCGTTGGGAGCTAATTTTATGGAGTCGGTAACATTTTTGAATTATCGTTTCAAACGATTATTCATAGAAGCAAAGCTAATGTATGCAGTATATGGAGATGACAGTCCTGGTAGCGATTTCGGCAAAAATATTTTTATTTCCTATGTGAACAGAGCAGGCGATTACAATCATTACACGACACAAGGATTTCGAACAAATTTGATGACAACCTCCTTACGTGGGGCATATATATTGGATACACGAATGAATTTGAAGATAGAACTGGGCGTTGCGAATAGAATTATTCAAACAGCATCGGTAAGTAAACAAAACCCATATGTATTTATTGGTATCAAAACCGATTTAGGAAATATGTATGACGATTATTGATATTTTTTTATTTTAGTGAATACTAATTTTAGCTCCATAAAACATGAAAAAAATTTTTACTCCACTCTTCTTCTTGTTAACGATAGGATTTACGCAAGCACAAAATATTTTGTTTGTTAACGACAATGATGCGATCACTGCAAATACAACAACAATGCTTACTTCCTTAAATAGTTCTTCCTACGCGACCTATACTTATTGGAGCATCCCGGATTCTACTACCACACTCACATCCGCTTACATGGATAATTTTGATTTGGTAATTTGGTATTGCTCAACAGATGGAGTTGGTTTGGAGATTTGGGGTGGATCAGCAACTGGAAATGCAGAAGTGGTAAATTATATCAATTCGGGCAAGGCGTTCTGGTTAATCGGGTTGGACATTATGTATCAGCAATACGCAGGTGGTCCATCTACATTTGTGTCAGGAGATTTCGCCTACGACCAGTTGGGATTACAATCGTATGACTCGCAATCCTATTTAAATGATGGTAGTTTAGGGGTAGATAATGTAGTGAAGATGGCGGGTGTTCCTGCTAGTTTTCCTGCAACAATTCAATGGGTGTTTTCTTCATTATGGTATGTTGACGGCTGCACCGCTTTAGCCGGTACAATGTCGATGTACGAAATGGGAGGTGTTGGAACGTATCCGCTTTTGGGAAGTGATTGTATGTTTCATAAAAATGATTTAGGCGGTAATGTAATGAGTACATTTTTTGATCCTGCATTAATTGATACGGAGCCGAACAGAATTGATTTTTTAGACGAGAGCATTACCTATCTTTTGAACGGAGTGGGTATTCAGGAGAACAGTTTTGTTTCGGGATTAACCGTGGCACCAAATCCTGTAAAAAATGCAACAACGATTCGTTTTAATTTGTTGCAGGAATCAAGCGTTTCATACTCATTATACGCTATTAACGGAAGTCTTGTAAAATCACAAAGCCTAGGGAAATTGAATGGTGAAAATACCATTCAAATTGATTTGGAATCCGTTGAATCAGGGATGTATTTTTTGACATTAACTACGGATCAATCACAACAATTTATAAAATTAATAAAGGATTAGTTTTTGATTTGGTCCGTTTTATTTTATGTATTGGCAAGTTTGTTTCTGAAGGGGATGAAATTTCATCCCCTTCAATTAAGAAATAGTCTAAATTCTCACTTTTCCCTTTCAGATTCCCCTAATAATTGGTAAAATTGCAGTGCTTTTTAAAAAGCGAGCACCTTGCAGACCGAAAACGTAAATATCATCGAAAAATCAGAGCTTCAGACCAGTAAACTGCGTGACTACGCAATGTTTATGAAGTTTCGTTTGGCGTCACTTGTTGTAATCTCTGCGGGCATTGCTTTTGCTGCAGCTTCAAAAGAGTTGGATTGGGCAAAAATGGGGTGGTTGGTGTTAGGAGGATTTTTGGTGACCGGTTCTTCCAATGGTTTTAATCAAATCCTTGAACGCGATTTAGATAAATTAATGACGCGTACCCAAAACCGTCCGCTTCCTCAAGAGCGAATGAGTGTCACTGAAGCATTGATTTTGGCTTCGATTACCGGAATTATTGGGATTACTATTTTATGGGTTTTTATGAATCCGTTGAGTGGAATTTTAGGTTTGCTGGCTTTAATCCTTTACACGGTTGTGTACACTCCACTAAAAAGAATTACTCCCTTTGCAGTATTTGTAGGCGCTTTTCCAGGTGCAATCCCACCTTTGTTGGGCTGTGTGGCGGCAACAGAAGGCTTTGGTTCCGTTCCATTAATCGGTTGGATTTTGTTTGCTGGCCAATTTATTTGGCAGTTTCCACACTTTTGGGCGATTGCTTGGGTGTTAGATGACGACTATAAAAAAGCGGGGTTCAAAATGTTGCCATCACCCGGAGGACGCGATAAAAGCAGTGCTTACCAAGTGTTGGTGTATACCTTATTTTTATATCCGATTAGTTTAATGCCGGTAATGTTCCACTATTCCGGACTGATTTCATCCTTGATTATCTCTTTTTGCAGTATTTATTTTTTATATCAAGCTTATATTTTGTACAGAGATTGTACAGTAGAAGCCGCACGGAAGTTGATGTTCGGCTCTTTCTTTTATTTACCGGCAATTCAATTAGCAGTATTATATGGATAATCCTATTCAAATGGAAACGACCTTAACACCGGGCGAAGAACACCGCCAATTCAAACAAAAAGTAGCGATACCCATGTTGTGGATCGCAATGATTTCGATGGTCATGCTTTTCGGAGCCTGCACCAGTGCCTATATTGTAAGTAGAGGAGCAGGAGCTTGGGTTCATTTTGAACTTCCACAAATGTTTTATGTGAGCACCGCTATTATCATAATTAGCAGTGTTACAATGAATTGGACGTTGGCGTCTGCAAGAAAGAACGATTATAAGGGAATGAAAATGGGTTCTTTTATTACACTTTTGTTAGGATTGGCCTTTGTTTTTTTCCAATTTAAAGCGTGGGGAGTTTTGGTGGATCAAAAGGTGTTTTTTGCAGGCAGAGACAGCAATGCAGCGGGTTCGTTCATGTATGTACTAACAGGATTGCATTTGGCCCATTTAATTTTCGGGATTGGGGCAGTAGCAGTAGTTTGGATTAAATCTAGATTACAGCGTTATAACTCCGAAAACCTACTGGGAGTAAGGCTTTGTGCTATTTTTTGGCACTTTCTGGACGTATTGTGGGTATTTTTGTTTTTATTTTTGTTATTCCTGCGTTGAAAATTAAAGGAATATTTTGCATATTAGCACCCGAAATAAATTTTAAACCATTCTTGCATCAGCAAGATTATAACTAGTAAAAAGTATGTCAAGTCACGCAGTATCAGAAACAGATTCAACCTCAGATTGGAATGGAGGGAAATCCCCGTTTGGTGTTAGTTACGGAAAAATGTTTATGTGGTTTTTCCTTGTATCCGATGCTTTAACATTCTCAGGTTTATTATGTGCTTATGGCTTTATGCGCCATAAACATCCGGAAGTATGGCCTAATCCGGGTGATGTGTTTACACATTTCCCATTTTATGAAGGACATATTCCTTTGGCATA
This Bacteroidota bacterium DNA region includes the following protein-coding sequences:
- a CDS encoding GDP-L-fucose synthase → MNVKDKIYVAGHKGMVGSAIIRRLKKDGFTNIVTRVSSELDLRNQQAVADFFANEKPDYVFLAAAKVGGIVANNTYRADFIYENMMIQSNVIHHAYLNNVKKLMFLGSSCIYPKMAPQPLKEDYLLTGLLEETNEPYAIAKIAGIKMCDAYRSQYGCNFISVMPTNLYGPNDNYDLKNSHVLPALIRKFHTAKKENAASVEIWGTGSPMREFLHADDLADACFYLMQNYNEAGLVNIGVGEDITIKDLALLVKKIVDFGGELKFDTSKPDGTPRKLMDVSKLHSFGWKHKINLEEGIAGVYSEVKDKL
- a CDS encoding undecaprenyl/decaprenyl-phosphate alpha-N-acetylglucosaminyl 1-phosphate transferase, with amino-acid sequence MAFLILVFITSFFVVLLSTPSLIKVAILKRLFDAPGDTRKLHTRMIPTIGGIIIFAGTLFAYSLWFPEQVDNYPQLARSINDYKFIVATLLVMFFVGVKDDIIGTAPVKKLVAHVLVGMVLVLMADIRIVSMHGLFGIDVLPLWTSVFLSLFTYIVVVNAFNLIDGVDGLAGGVGFIASSAFGAWFALAGDPAMACLAFALSGSLLAFLFFNFSPAKIFMGDSGSLTIGLIICILAIKVIGYDVSAIENKAILNVSKPIFAMAVLVYPLVDTLRIFIYRAVRGVSPFSADRNHLHHRLLDIGLSHKGTVITIYFFNIAVIGLTVALALSSINANYSLIIVAAVSLTLAQIPFFIKKKKNRTAKEND
- a CDS encoding T9SS type A sorting domain-containing protein; its protein translation is MKKIFTPLFFLLTIGFTQAQNILFVNDNDAITANTTTMLTSLNSSSYATYTYWSIPDSTTTLTSAYMDNFDLVIWYCSTDGVGLEIWGGSATGNAEVVNYINSGKAFWLIGLDIMYQQYAGGPSTFVSGDFAYDQLGLQSYDSQSYLNDGSLGVDNVVKMAGVPASFPATIQWVFSSLWYVDGCTALAGTMSMYEMGGVGTYPLLGSDCMFHKNDLGGNVMSTFFDPALIDTEPNRIDFLDESITYLLNGVGIQENSFVSGLTVAPNPVKNATTIRFNLLQESSVSYSLYAINGSLVKSQSLGKLNGENTIQIDLESVESGMYFLTLTTDQSQQFIKLIKD
- the cyoE gene encoding protoheme IX farnesyltransferase is translated as MFMKFRLASLVVISAGIAFAAASKELDWAKMGWLVLGGFLVTGSSNGFNQILERDLDKLMTRTQNRPLPQERMSVTEALILASITGIIGITILWVFMNPLSGILGLLALILYTVVYTPLKRITPFAVFVGAFPGAIPPLLGCVAATEGFGSVPLIGWILFAGQFIWQFPHFWAIAWVLDDDYKKAGFKMLPSPGGRDKSSAYQVLVYTLFLYPISLMPVMFHYSGLISSLIISFCSIYFLYQAYILYRDCTVEAARKLMFGSFFYLPAIQLAVLYG
- a CDS encoding cytochrome c oxidase subunit 3 → MDNPIQMETTLTPGEEHRQFKQKVAIPMLWIAMISMVMLFGACTSAYIVSRGAGAWVHFELPQMFYVSTAIIIISSVTMNWTLASARKNDYKGMKMGSFITLLLGLAFVFFQFKAWGVLVDQKVFFAGRDSNAAGSFMYVLTGLHLAHLIFGIGAVAVVWIKSRLQRYNSENLLGVRLCAIFWHFLDVLWVFLFLFLLFLR